In the genome of Leeuwenhoekiella sp. MAR_2009_132, one region contains:
- a CDS encoding glycosyltransferase family 4 protein produces the protein MKALIIGNVWPEPVSSAAGARILQLLEALKKQNFEIHFACAAGKTAYAENLNEQQVFTQEIQLNNSSFDTYIKELDPALVLFDKFVVEEQFGWRVKEQCPHAIRVLETIDLHGLRKGREAALKAGEIFSEQFLDNDFAKREVASIYRCDLSLVISEIEMQLLQSYFKVPGQQIFYLPFMVDQVSDATINSWKTYENRAHFVTIGNFRHEPNWLSVRQLKTEIWPLIKKQLPDAQMRVYGSYPAEKHTQLHNPKENFYVLGRAESAFEVIENARVLVAPLLTGAGLKGKLLEAMQCGTPAVTSTVGAEGMHGDLPFNGSITDDSNLFAQAAIELYVNKDKWQQAQSNGIEIINTRFLASSWQPQFAERLNELKLNLEHHRQANFTGSMLWHQSLQASKFMSKWIEEKNR, from the coding sequence TTTTGCTTGTGCCGCAGGCAAAACGGCGTATGCAGAAAATCTTAATGAACAGCAGGTGTTTACTCAAGAGATACAATTAAATAATTCGTCTTTTGATACTTATATAAAAGAACTTGATCCAGCTCTTGTTCTTTTTGACAAGTTTGTAGTAGAGGAGCAATTTGGTTGGCGTGTAAAAGAACAGTGTCCCCATGCGATTCGAGTTTTAGAAACCATAGACCTTCACGGATTACGTAAGGGTAGGGAAGCGGCGCTAAAGGCAGGGGAAATTTTTTCTGAGCAATTTTTAGATAACGATTTTGCTAAACGCGAAGTTGCAAGTATTTACCGCTGTGATTTGTCTTTAGTTATTTCTGAGATAGAAATGCAGCTTTTACAATCTTATTTTAAGGTTCCAGGTCAGCAAATTTTCTATCTACCATTTATGGTTGATCAAGTAAGCGATGCTACTATTAATAGTTGGAAAACGTATGAAAATCGTGCTCATTTTGTTACAATAGGTAATTTTCGACACGAGCCTAATTGGCTTTCGGTACGCCAATTAAAAACAGAAATCTGGCCGCTAATCAAAAAACAACTTCCCGACGCTCAAATGCGTGTTTATGGTTCGTATCCTGCCGAAAAGCATACGCAATTGCATAATCCTAAAGAGAACTTTTATGTTTTAGGCAGAGCCGAAAGTGCCTTTGAAGTTATTGAAAATGCGCGCGTATTAGTGGCGCCATTATTGACCGGAGCAGGTTTAAAAGGAAAATTACTAGAAGCTATGCAATGTGGTACTCCTGCCGTAACCAGCACGGTGGGTGCTGAAGGAATGCACGGAGATTTACCCTTTAATGGAAGCATAACTGACGATTCTAATCTTTTTGCGCAAGCCGCCATAGAATTATATGTAAATAAAGATAAATGGCAACAAGCTCAATCTAATGGAATTGAAATAATAAATACGCGTTTTTTAGCGAGTAGCTGGCAACCACAATTCGCAGAACGACTAAATGAATTAAAGCTGAATTTAGAACATCACCGTCAGGCAAATTTTACAGGGTCTATGCTTTGGCATCAGTCGTTACAGGCTTCTAAATTTATGAGTAAATGGATCGAGGAGAAGAATAGGTAG
- a CDS encoding TIGR04104 family putative zinc finger protein has protein sequence MANCPNCKSKLSTLKVLKSFWSLKRYPPFSCSTCETELNHTTSNRMSGGLVVGIAIFLSMTYTSNRDFAINKTFVTILLMLCIALLLSVVAVQFFKIEKH, from the coding sequence ATGGCAAATTGCCCAAACTGCAAGTCTAAATTATCAACTTTGAAAGTTTTAAAAAGCTTTTGGAGTTTAAAAAGATATCCACCATTTAGTTGCTCAACCTGCGAAACAGAACTAAATCACACTACTTCTAACCGTATGTCAGGAGGTCTAGTAGTTGGGATTGCAATATTCCTCTCAATGACTTACACAAGTAATCGTGATTTTGCTATTAATAAAACATTTGTTACAATTCTACTCATGCTTTGTATAGCATTATTACTATCTGTTGTAGCAGTGCAGTTCTTTAAAATTGAAAAACACTGA
- a CDS encoding M3 family metallopeptidase, translating into MLDKILISQKTYRKLKNSENILLKTFDITPFDLIQDSDYQKAIEHAIAEARLEIDQITNSTEPPTFTNTIAALDYAGYKLDRVSSVFFNINSAETNDAIQKTAQEVSPLLSEFSNDITLNETLFKRVKQVYDVRETLELTREEQVLLEKKYKGFARNGANLPEDKKARLREIDTKLSKLALTFGENILAETNKYELHITNEADLAGLPESTKEAAAQTAEEKGKEGWVFTLEYPSYIPFMKYAENRELRKEMAIAFGAKGFHNDDLDNQQNVLNIVNLRHERANLLGYKTHAHFVLEERMAKNPENVTRFLEDLLEKAKPAAELEFKQLESFAKERDGIDQLQKWDSAFYSEKLKQQLFELDDELLKPYFKLENVIEGVFTVANKLYNLRFVEVFDIPTYHKDVKTYQVFDEKDNFIALFYADFHPRAGKRGGAWMTQFKCQFIKDGINERPHVSNVCNFTKPTASKPSLLTFNEVTTLFHEFGHGLHGMLANTTYPSLSGPSVFWDFVELPSQILENWCYEPEALALFAKHYETGETIPMVLIDKIKNAANFQEGMQTLRQLSFGILDMSWHGADPSGITSVKAHEDAAFENTKLYPDVAKNCMSVAFSHIFQGGYSSGYYSYKWAEVLDADAFAYFQENGIFNKEIAQKFKDHVLSQGGTEDPMVLYKRFRGKEPNPEALLKRAGLIN; encoded by the coding sequence TTCTGATTATCAGAAAGCTATAGAGCACGCCATAGCAGAAGCACGTTTAGAGATTGATCAAATCACAAATTCTACGGAGCCACCCACATTTACAAACACAATTGCTGCATTAGATTATGCCGGTTATAAATTAGACCGGGTAAGCAGTGTTTTTTTTAATATAAATAGCGCAGAAACAAATGATGCAATTCAGAAAACAGCGCAGGAAGTTTCCCCGCTCCTATCTGAATTCTCAAATGACATAACACTTAATGAGACGCTATTTAAGCGCGTAAAGCAGGTGTATGATGTACGTGAGACATTAGAACTTACCCGAGAAGAACAGGTTTTATTAGAAAAAAAATACAAAGGTTTTGCTCGAAATGGAGCGAATCTTCCCGAAGATAAAAAAGCGCGCCTTCGAGAAATTGACACTAAACTTTCTAAACTTGCTTTAACTTTTGGTGAGAATATTTTAGCCGAGACTAACAAATACGAACTTCATATCACAAATGAGGCTGATCTTGCAGGATTACCCGAAAGTACTAAGGAGGCTGCCGCACAAACGGCTGAAGAAAAAGGTAAAGAGGGATGGGTTTTTACACTTGAATATCCCAGTTATATACCTTTTATGAAGTATGCCGAAAATAGAGAATTGCGTAAAGAAATGGCAATTGCTTTTGGAGCAAAAGGTTTTCATAATGATGATTTAGATAATCAGCAAAACGTACTTAACATTGTAAATCTGCGTCACGAGCGAGCTAACCTCTTAGGTTACAAAACCCACGCGCACTTTGTTCTTGAAGAACGTATGGCAAAAAATCCTGAGAATGTAACTCGTTTTCTTGAAGATTTGTTAGAAAAGGCAAAACCAGCTGCCGAACTCGAGTTTAAACAACTTGAGAGTTTTGCTAAAGAACGTGATGGGATTGACCAATTACAAAAGTGGGATAGCGCTTTCTATTCTGAAAAATTAAAGCAACAACTGTTTGAGCTTGATGACGAACTTCTAAAACCTTATTTCAAATTAGAAAACGTAATTGAAGGCGTATTTACCGTAGCCAATAAATTATACAACTTGAGATTTGTCGAAGTTTTTGACATTCCTACCTACCATAAAGACGTAAAAACCTATCAGGTATTTGACGAGAAAGATAACTTTATTGCATTATTCTATGCAGATTTTCATCCCAGAGCAGGAAAACGTGGTGGTGCATGGATGACTCAATTTAAATGTCAATTTATTAAAGACGGTATTAATGAACGCCCACATGTATCTAATGTGTGCAACTTCACAAAACCTACCGCTTCAAAACCCTCTTTACTTACTTTTAATGAGGTAACAACATTGTTTCATGAGTTTGGTCACGGCTTACACGGTATGCTTGCCAATACAACTTATCCTAGCCTGTCTGGCCCTTCTGTATTTTGGGATTTTGTAGAATTACCCAGTCAGATTTTAGAGAACTGGTGTTATGAACCGGAAGCATTAGCACTTTTTGCTAAACATTATGAAACCGGCGAAACCATACCCATGGTTTTAATTGATAAAATTAAGAATGCTGCTAATTTTCAGGAAGGGATGCAAACCCTACGCCAATTGAGTTTTGGTATTCTTGATATGTCATGGCACGGTGCAGACCCTAGCGGAATAACCAGCGTTAAAGCACACGAAGATGCTGCTTTTGAAAACACCAAACTATATCCAGATGTTGCTAAAAATTGTATGAGTGTCGCATTCTCTCACATCTTTCAAGGCGGGTACTCTAGTGGTTACTACTCCTACAAATGGGCAGAAGTTCTCGACGCAGATGCATTTGCTTATTTTCAGGAAAATGGTATTTTTAACAAAGAAATAGCTCAAAAATTTAAAGATCACGTACTTTCTCAAGGAGGTACCGAAGATCCTATGGTTTTGTATAAGCGTTTCCGCGGAAAAGAACCTAATCCTGAAGCTTTACTAAAAAGAGCAGGATTAATAAACTAA